agTCGAGGTTCTTACAACGTGGCTTGATGCAGTGTAGATGTTTTGGTAGTCCAGTTCAGAGATATGACAGGAAAAACTCCACACTAGAGACAAGAACATAGAAGAGAATAAAGGCAAGGGTGTGCTTCTTCTTTCTGGAGAGACTGACAATAAGAGTAGATTAGATCGTGTGCTTCTCGGTGCGCCGACTACTTCACTGTTACCTACCTATCATTCACTAGACCGAGTATGAGTACGGACTGACATTCACTAGACCAAGTCAGAGTAGGGGGTTCCATTCTTCACTACACCCAATCTGTACCGACTCCCATTAATTACAGGTTACGAGTGTGGAAAGACTTCTTACTTTATTCCATTCACTACTGGTTAAGTAAGCATGAACGTAGATAAGAGAGGAGTCAATGGAACTCTTGGCTTGTGAACAAGTGACTTCTTTCTTTTCATAGACTACACTACAGACTATCAAGCACTAGAAAACAACAGGCCCAGTTACGTACGAGTCAGGCAATTGTCTACCCTCACGAAGCAATGAGAAAAGGTAGGTGCTGATGTGCTAGTATAGAACATAAGTAAGAAAGCATCTATTTCCCTATAATCACCGACGTTGGTATTTGCCTACACCCCATTCTATGAAAAACTCCGCAACTCCAAATATTCGATATAATAGGAAGGCCATTCACTTTAAGAGGAAATGGAGCTGCATAGCGTTGCCTTCAGACTGGTATTAGCAAATGCTTTGTTGATCTGAACCGAACAAAGACACATCTTTGGTGCAGTTTTCCTAAAGGCGGCTCACAGGGAAGAGATCCGTTTTGTCAATCAGCAAAACCAGTTTTCGTAGTGATGAAAGAAATTTCCCTCGATCATGTGTTCTCGGCCCTGTGACTGGTAAGTCAGTTCAGGCAAGAGATGATGGCGGGTCGATCACGATTTAGTCTTATTGATAATTGAGTATACGTCCGCCTAAGGTAAGGTCTGGTTAGAAATCCTTAGGAACAAGAAAGGGCACACAATCAAAGCCAGAGGTCTTCGAACCTTGGTATTTCGAATCAGATTGATAGCTTTTTGAATGGCAGCGGTTCCGGGACTCTAGTCTTTCGTTTACAGGTTCTACATTAGGTTCACGAAACCTATCTACACAGCAAGCTTCTTCAACAGGTCATTGGACATCACCCTCACTTCTTCTAGCAGGAAAGCGCGTTAAGAGGTAAGATCGTACCTCAAGTCAAAGGGCCTCGTTATAGTTGGAGGCAACACACGCTGAACAAACCTCAACTTGCCTATTTTGTGTAACTGGTTGAAACTACGAATTTCCAGTTCATCTTACGATGGTATACGGTGACGGGCCAACCTTCTATACTAGTGCATTCATAGGAGGACGAAGCAGGAATTAGGAAGCCCTACACTTCAACCGGAGCGAACTTCACACTCGAACTTAGATATAGCAAATAGATCAAATAGGCTCAGAGAGATACGGGGCATAATCAAAGAAAAAGAACCGTTGGAGTGGCAATACagctagatagatagatagaaagTCTGATTCTAAACTCAGTCTGATCTGTCACACCCAGCCATAAACAACCATTCCAGATTCCCAAGATGAAGTGGAAAGAAAGAGGATGCATTCAGGATCTCATACTTCGAGAGCTCAACAGCTGTTAGGAACGTCGAGTCCCGCTAAGAACTGCTAACGTCGAGGGCTTTGATTCTTTTATTTCCTACCCAACATAGGCAACACTAGACTGATCAGACTCAAAAGACTACGCCTTGTCTTTTTGTCCTAAACTCAGCCGACTCTCCATATTCAACTGTTTATGCCCCCCATAGTAAAAACCACTCACACCAGTTTTGCCTAGTAGAGTGTACGATCAAAGTGAACTTTTTATGCCAGCCATAGTCAAAAGTCCTACTTTCCTTCGCACATCCGTTTGATTGCTTAATCTGTTTTGTTACCCTTGCTATCCTTGCCTCCTATGGATAAAAGGAAGAAGAAACCTAGTTGAAGTAAGGAAAACAGGTTCATAAGGTTTTCGAGTCGAATCTTTGATATGGAAAAGTCGTATCACCGCTCCGCAACCTGAACCACGGCACTTCCAATCCTCTTTATATCACGATTCATTATGCAAATAAAGCTTTTCCTTGCCACTTGGATTCTGGCACTTTGAAAGAAATACGAACACTTCCACTACTGCTCTGGAAAGAAGAAATCCGTCTTGTTGCGAGGAATTCTTTGCAATGGGGAAGGCTAACACTTCTTGCTTACTCACTCACGTTATTCACTCAGAAAAAGTAAAGTAGTAGCACCACAAATAAACTCATCTATCCCAGGTAGCCCCTAAACCTGATATGATACGATGGGGAACTGGGAAATTACAGAGAGTGGTGGGTCCCGCCGCGCAACGGATGAATCAAAGCGAGATCAGATTCCTCTTGATGAGGGCCGATGTGACTTCCTTAAATTCTTTCCTGAGCTCAACAAAAAATGGAGGGGTTGGGGCTTTGGCTCCAGGCCCAAACTCTATCTTGTGGTAGACTGCCCTCCTAGGGAGCGCTTGGGCAACTAACTTGTGGGGCATGACATTCGGAATTTCCCGAGAAAAAAAGTCTTATGTGTATTGGATCCGTCTGCTGGTTTCAGGGATGGGAGTCCACCACTCTTGTCCAGTAATGGTAGGGATTCGCAGAAGAACCTCTGGATCGAAGCAATGCGGGCCTGTCTGTCTGTATGTAATCTACTTCTGAATGAGGGAATCCACTTTTGCTACTAGGGAATCAGACTAATAGCCTGCGCCTGTTGGCAGTAGTACTTGAACTATACTTGACTCGGCAAATAATATTGCTATATCGAGGGACTCAATCCAGAGGACATTTCCAATAAGCTACTCTGGACTGGCAGCTTTCAGAGATTGATCTACGTATTCCTATTCGACTTGTGGTTCCCGAATCAATAGCGGACTTCCGTCAATCCATCAAGCAAACAACGTTCACTGATACGAGACGGCACCATTTACTAGATTTGCACCACGCCCTATTCATGATCTCTTCCCTGGTCAGTAGTAGGGTTGCCGGTGCCCAGGAATAATGCTTGTTATTATTAAGCCGAAAAGTAACGTATTAAAAACAAAGTGAACAAAGTGTACCGTGCCAACGGAGACTGACCGAACTTCTACGCTATGCCCCGACCCTGCTGATAGATAAACTATTCATCTGGTTGAGCCAGGCTGGCCCTATTTATTCCAATGGAGACTAGACTAGCGTTAGCTGAAAGATAGGATTTCAAAGATAGGTGTTCCCCATGATAGCAGTACCTTTCTCCCTTTCGTGGTGGAATGGACCGCGAGTAAACTGAGCCTTCCGTACACAGTGAGACGGCCTTTTCGAGACAAGTCAGAAAGCTCTTAAGTCCAGTAAGCTAAGCAAAGCTTTCCGTTGGACTAGCAATATCGGATGAAGGAAGCAGCGGTGAACGGAGTCAAGCTATTGGCTGGTTCTAGCCCACACGAGATGTAGGTCCTGATTCCCTGAACCGGAAGATAATGAGCATCGCGGTAAGAGAGAGTCTACTCGACTTGAGAATCGTTGATAGACAAATCATGCCCGGCAAAGGAATAGGACTAGTGGAAGTACCCGATCTCATAGTGGACTCGCAATCACCTCCTAATGGTATTATCACCAGGGCTGCACTGCAAGAGAATTCATTCCATTGAGCTGATGGGAGGAACTCCTGTTGGTTGTTTCGAAGTCAAGGATGCGGCCAGGGTTGTTAGAAAATAAATAGGCAAAGAAGTAGAGCCGTCTTTTGCATGGAATAGGCGAAAACCCTTGTTCCTTCTTCTAGCTCGGGAAGCAGTTTATTAGCGAGGAAAGACAAGCCTTCTGCTTCTGTTGATGCTGAGGATGTAGCCTAGCCGTTGTTGCAGGATTGGCAGGGATAGAGGAAACTGGGAATAGCGATTCTTCCTCCAGATAGGATTTCATGATTGAAAGCTGTAGCTCATGATTGATTTGAAATACGCATCCCTCCCGTATTGGTGGAAGTAGATCTTATATCCCACCAAAGCATCGGCTAGTTGCAAGAGATATTGTTCGTAATGCGCCGCTTGAATGTTCTTCTCCCATATGTTGATCAAGTCTTGAACAGAGAAATAATCCATAATCTTTTTGTTCTTCAACCAGAGCCTTCTGAGTCTATCTTCCCCTTCCTTCCTATTAATAGAAGACAGAATGCTAGGCATGACCAGTCCTATATTCACTAAATCATCCCAATGATCCCTAAGAATACTGAAAAACTTagcatttattttattttgtacgcTCTGCAGCTTGTTCAGACTAGAGAGTACTACTTCAGTCTCACTATCATTTACCATGTAGATATGAAAATTACCCTCGTCCTTTTTACTCGATAGCAGTGTGGTCTTCCTAGAAACCGCTCCCTCAGAATTTAAGTAACCGCCTGATAGATCACGTGCTTTGTGTGTGAGACGATTCATGTCAGAGGCCTTCACCCATTTTGATGCTCTGCGATTCTTCCAATCTCGCGGAGGGGACACCATAGGAAGTTCTGTAAAGAGCGGTAGATCCTTTATGTCAAATAGACACCTAACATAGTTTACTGGCTTATACTTTTATCCTTTACCTTTATGCTCGGAGAGATCGACCTCTACAAGAGGATTGTGGATCTCAATCAATTGATTGTTGTGCAGCCATGTTAATAGACCGCTCCCAATCGCATACTGTTCAGAGGCAGTTTTCTCATCAATAGATTTACCCTTATCCGCCATTCTTTCACCCTTATTCTGTTTCGGGCAATCCGTCTTCATATCACCAATCACCTTACCATCAACAACGCCTTCAACCGCACTAGCAATAGGAGTCCCAGCCAAAACAGCTTCAAGTCCATGCGATCCATCAAGCGTACTGTACTATACTatatatactatactatactatttaTTAGTCTCTGGGAATGTGTTCATAGGCCAGGCCAGGATCTGAGATTCCATGTGTCCTACTTCTCTGCCTTGGAGGATATGTGGTCGATGAATGAATAAAAGGCAGGTGTCTCGATTGGCAATAGCATTTCGAGTTGTGTTTTTTTCAGACTTGAATATTGATCTGGCGCACAGAGTTCTAGTGGTAGTCCCAAACTCTGAAATGAGAATGCAAGCAAGGAAGCTCCAATGGCAATGGTGACTACTTAGGCGCCGCTATGTGAGAAGCGGTATCAAAGAATAGGAGGGAATCAAATAAGCACAGCCTTCTCTTCTCATATATAGTTTATTTTATCTTTGATGAGAAAGCTCTTCTAattaattcaagactgccttgatTTTCCCAGTTATTACTCGAGCGCGCTGAGGCAACTCTGAACTAAGCTGGTAGTAGGTATGCTTCCCTCCAGCACCTTGAAGATCGAGGTTTTTCTTTTTGAAAAGCGGATTTATCCATCGTCTTTGTTTGTTAAAGTAAAGTAAAGTATGGAATTCTCACCAAGAGCTGCGGAACTCACGACTCTATTAGAAAGTAGAATGATCAACTTTTACACGAATTTGAAAGTGGATGAGATCGGTCGAGTGGTCTCAGTTGGAGATGGGATTGCACGAGTTTACGGATTGAACGAGATTCAAGCAGGAGAAATGGTGGAATTTGCCAGCGGTGTGAAAGGAATAGCCTTGAATCTTGAGAATGAGAATGTAGGTATTGTTGTCTTTGGTAGTGATACCGCTATTAAAGAAGGAGATCTTGTCAAGCGCACTGGATCTATTGTGGATGTTCCTGCGGGAAAGGCCATGTTAGGCCGTGTGGTCGACGCCTTGGGAGTACCTATTGATGGAAAAGGGGCTCTAAGCGATCACGAACGAAGACGTGTCGAAGTGAAAGCCCCAGGGATTATTGAACGTAAATCTGTCCACGAACCTATGCAAACAGGCTTAAAAGCAGTGGATAGCCTGGTTCCTATAGGCCGTGGTCAACGAGAACTTATAATCGGGGACAGACAAACTGGAAAAACAGCAATAGCTATCGATACTATATTAAACCAAAAGCAAATGAACTCAAGGGGCACAAATGAGAGTGAGACATTGTATTGTGTCTATGTTGCGATTGGACAAAAACGCTCGACTGTGGCACAATTAGTTCAAATTCTGTCAGAAGCGAATGCTTTGGAATATTCCATGCTTGTAGCAGCCACCGCTTCGGATCCAGCTCCTCTGCAATTTCTGGCCCCATATTCTGGGTGTGCCATGGGGGAATATTTCCGCGATAATGGAATGCATGCATTAATTATATATGATGATCTAAGTAAACAGGCGGTGGCATATCGACAAATGTCATTATTGTTACGCCGACCACCAGGCCGTGAGGCTTTCCCCGGGGATGTTTTCTATTTACATTCCCGTCTCTTAGAAAGAGCCGCTAAACGATCGGACCAGACAGGTGCAGGTAGCTTGACTGCGTTACCCGTGATTGAAACACAAGCTGGAGACGTATCGGCCTATATCCCCACCAATGTGATCTCCATTACAGATGGACAAATCTGTTTGGAAACAGAGCTCTTTTATCGCGGAATTAGACCAGCTATTAACGTTGGCTTATCCGTCAGTCGCGTCGGGTCCGCCGCTCAGTTGAAAGCTATGAAACAAGTCTGCGGTAGTTCAAAACTGGAATTGGCACAATATCGCGAAGTGGCCGCCTTCGCTCAATTTGGGTCAGACCTTGATGCTGCGACTCAGGCATTACTCAATAGAGGTGCAAGGCTTACAGAAGTGCCCAAACAACCACAATATGAGCCACTTCCAATTGAAAAACAAATTGTTGTTATTTATGCTGCTGTCAACGGCTTCTGTGATCGAATGCCACTAGACAGAATTTCTCAATATGAAAAAAACATTCTAAGTACTATTAATCCTGAATTACTAAAATCCTTCTTAGAAAAAGGTGGCTTAACTAACGAAAGAAAGATGGAACCTGATGCTTCTTTAAAAGAAAGCGCTTTAAATTTATGAGAAGCAAAACTAAACTAATGAGAATGAGTACCACTATTTCTTGGGATAAGAATGCTTCTTCACCAGCAACGGCGAAACTACACTACCAATAACAATAAAGTAAAGGAGAAAAAAACTTTATTGGGATGGGATAATGTGCTATCATTGGGATCGATCTCCAATCGATGGGAAGAGATAACGGGTCAACCCGACTCCAGCTCTTGGCTAGATAGGCTGCGAAACTACGCCGTCCAAAACAAATGGACTACGCCATCCAGAATTTGCAAGAAAAAAGGCACCTAATCTTTACCGTCTCCACTGAGATTTCAGACCAGAAAGGAGTAGACTCTAGTTTCAATTGCGTATAGAAAGAGATTCGTCTTGTAAGAGCGAGCAGGTTGAAGCGCTTAGGCTACTTCAGCTATATGCTTAACACATGCAAATCTAACGAAGTGCTCCTGGACGACTTCCCGTAAATAACCTAGTTCATCTCTTCGGCGATCCTTGAAAACAGCAATTAGTCTTTCTTCCTTACTTGTGAATTCGTACCTGTAATCTTCACTTCCTAGGGTAGATAGACATACTTCCTGCTAAGATGGATGGCTTTCTTTGTTGCACCTCCACTTGAAAGACGGCTGTCAACTTCAACTCTTTGAGGGATTTGCTTTCTCCTGACCCTCAAAATGGCGTTGCAGTTGATACTTTCGATAGCTTTGATCCTCTCTTGCACGATACTTTCCAGAAAAGAAAACCCAAGTTTATGATGCCTCACATGGTCTGGTATCCCCCAACTCTACTCAAGGTGGTTAAGAAGCAAGGCATTCAAGTCCAAGAAATTGAGAGCGCGGTGACTACCTGACGAACCCGAAGTTGACTAAAAAGAAGGGGCAATTGTCAATGTCTCACCTCAGGAGCAGAAAGCATACTATGGTGGAAGATCCCATTGAGTTCATTATTGAAGATCTGACCGTCGCTACGAGACTTCCGTTCTAAAACAGCCTGGACGAGGCTCTACCTAATTGCTAGAAAGTAAGAAAGTATAGGGTCCAAATTGGATAAAGAAGCACTACGCTTTGCAAGGGCGCCAACCACTAGGTTGTAACGACCAGAACAAGATTCAGTTTGTGTTCAGTCCATTGGGCATGGGTATCCTCCTGACTAAAACGATTCAAATCCGTAAGTTCCGCCCTAAGGTGaccaatcttttttattctttctcCTAGTATGTTGTTTCAAGAACACTGGACTGTCACTCTATTGGCGAGAGAAGAGGAGGACTTATAAGCAGCTTTCCTCCCCAACCACATTAAGCATTTTGATTCACTTTTAGATTCCAGTGAACCCAACAATAGTGGCACTCCGTTCCCGACATAGTCTAGTACCGACTTCACACAAGTTCAAAAGAGGTAAGAGTGGTGTCACACAAGTGCAATTCCAGAAACAAACAGTAGTGTCGACTTAGGAAGCAGCCCTGAGCATTGGATCACAGGCGCAGGTACCGGAAATAGCAGTTCTATCGACTGAAGACCAACCTCCCTACCGATAGTAACTGATCAACTTACTTACTCGAAAGACAGACAGCTGCACTGCACTCCTTGTAGCGACTATAGTGGCGCCTAGCTTTTGTTTCCACACTTAAGATCCCAAGCTCCAAGGGATGGGATGGCTGAGATGAGTTCGCATAACCTACTCCGGTTAGTTCGGATGATCCGATATGATGGCAAAACTCCTACCTGCTATGGCAGCCTCTACGCTGTGGATTATTGCGAGATAACTTCTATCTCGTACTTAGAGCAGACGGAGAACCCCACTTTGAAACTTCATTCAATTGGCATTCGCACTCAACTGCTTTCCATTTTCTTGAACATGGGAACCGGCACTATTCGAATCAGTTCGTTAACTCGAGTTACACTACGAACAGAGTGCTGCCGTTGATTGATTGCAAAAGTCTGATTCCCTAGTGGCACTTGCTTGTTAGCTGAACTTATCTTTTCTTTCCGGCGAAGGGAAACATGGATCAGTTGCTGCTGCCGTAAGAATCCGTATTTTGGGATCTGCAGACGCAAGAGGAGCGTGCTAATAGAATCGAATACTACTTGCGAAACGGAACTCAGATGACTTGATCTTGATATTTAAGTATGTAATTTCGAGAAGCGGAGGGAATAGGCCCTTTAAGTTAAGCCCAGAAAGCACCTACTCTGGAATGCCTTGGAAATATGCTCACTCAGTTGTGAGAACAGTCTTTCGTTTCGAACAAGTGAATACGGACTTCCGGATTGGGAGATCGGAACTGTCCTTTGGGGTAGTGCGCCAGAAGATACCCGGCCTTTTTTAGCGTGGAATAGGAGCAGTTGTCAAAGAATCTCTTCTCTAGCGAGGAATAGGAGATCAGTCGTATTCTCGTTCTAGGAAAGGCGTATTATCGTTCTAGTGCAGCAGGCTATTCATTCTAAGATAAGAGTCAAGCTACCCAATTAGAGGAAGGGACTTCCGTCAAGAGTAAAGCGAATCGTTCTAGGAATGCTACTCCTTCCTTTTCTCGGTCGTATTATCGTTCTGGGAAACGCAGAGTTGTTGTTGATGGCATTGGCTATTTGCAGTAGAAATGGGGGAAGCAAGCAGTTCTTGGATTGGCCTAACCCCCAGAGGGCTTTCCTTCAAACTTCACTAGACGACTCCCCATATTCTACTGTGCAGTCAACTCGTTTCATTTTCTTTCATTTCACCCCATCTAAGTAAGGGCTTATTTTCCCTCTGAAAAACAAACAAGAAAAACCATCAAAAACGATGAAAAAAGACAGAAAAACGAGACATATTTGCACCTTTTCCGCACTGAGGAAAATCGTAGAACAATCTCCCTTTTCTTTGTCCGGTTAAAAAAGAAAGATAGGATAAGATAGGAATATAGGTACTATGAGTATGAGACGGACAGTATGAGTGAGTGGAAGGATGGAGGTCCTACCACGAACGGAAGTAAGAACCAAGGAAAGAGAGTGCGGGGCCTTCCGTTCCTACTGTACAATCTAAAGATCCGTCCTGTTGCGATGCGAGGAATAACATAAATATCAGTTCAATCACAAACACCGAGCTGCCACATACTTCTCTTGTTTATCGACCGGAGGGGAGGTTACCTACTATAGCGAGAGCGAGCGGCAGAAGCAGAAGAGAAGCAGATCCTTATACGATTCTAGAAACTGGCACTGGTACCTCCTCCTCCAAGAGGAACTTGGTAATCTAGGGCGGGCCGCATAACTAGTAAAGTGCATTTGCCTATACCACAGGACAGGGGTAGAAACTGAAGTAGAAGAGTGCAGAGTGCCAACCAGTTCACCACTTTGGTTTAGAATTTAGGTTTCCCAGAAGAGAAGGATTTCTATTTGATGGACCTGTAAAAAGTGTCCTTGCCATGATAAGACGCAGGAAACGACCCACCTACCGCTAGGAATGACTCCCCCCATGCATGCCCATGGGACTCTCTTTAGCTGCCTGTTTCAAAATCCGATTAAGTGGTTCTAAGGAATGGATTGCGAAGGAAAATAAATATCGATATCGGGGACGAGGGCTCTGCTCACCACTGTGATTGGGCTTCAATTTCCTCTTTTTACTCAAATATATCCATAGCTTCATTCCTTCCTTGCAAGGTTCTTTTTCAACACAGGATTTCGTCTTGCTTTCCGTTTCTATCCCCTCGGAATACTGCTTAGATCAGGCTGTAGGTACCGGGCTCACTCACTCAACCAGGGAAGACCACATTGCTTAAAACTAAAGAGAAGGACGTGATGTCTTTCGGAAGCGCCGGCCACCATGAACACGATATTGGCTCCGCACTAGATTTCTCAATAGCTACATAGTTCAAAAGTAGACAGTATGGATCTTCTTGTTCGGTCCTAGAGAAAAGGTCCTTTCGAAAGAAAAGAGGAAGGTCCAATGGCTCAAATTCTATGACCCAGATCCTGAGGCGGAGAATTCTTTAGAGGCTCCAAACTTGAGAAGTGGAACCGCTACCTAACCCAGCTCAGGTTTCTGAAGTGCCTGCAGCATAAATCAGTGAACAGGTTGGATGTGCAATCTAGCCGATTGCCTATTGCTTTCCATCAAGCAACTAATTGAAATAGAAGGCAAGAGCTCCAGTTCCAGTTCCTGTTGGGCAAGGGGGATAGTACAATCTACGGGACAAGCCCGGTTTATTTAGACCTATTTCTCTGAACTGAACCGACAGAAATTTGATACTGCTTGCTACCGCCTAACAAGAACATATAACTTTCCGATGGAAACTAGACCAACGCTTGGATCAAGAGAAGTGCCAGCTGGGTCTCAGGTATCCAGCGCCGGTTGTTAGGGAGATTAGTCGGCAGGCTTATCAGATTGTGTGTGCATCTATCCTTTCCTAAAGCTTCCCTCTACCCCTGAAACTCGAATCCCTCTTTGGCATAGGAATAGGAGCTGGTCAGTAGTAAGCATTTCTGGTTCCTTGTCTCTTTTGTGTGAGTGTTAGTCTATTTCCATTTCCCATCCATTCACCCGGAAGGGAACAGAACCGCTTTTCATTCACCACTGCTTTCCTACCAACAAGAGAAGAGAAGATATTCTCTGGCACTATCGCATCACGCGTTGCTGAAGATGAAGAGCAGACAAGAGATATTTTCTTCACTACCGAACCGATTCGCAGTTGACTTCCTTCGGCCCTTGATCTCGTTCCAAGAGATTTGATTCCTGTAAGGGTGCCGGTACTTATTCCCGGCAGGCGGAAGGATCCCTTTTGAGTGCCAGTGCTGCTCACTATGGGCCAAAACCAGCCTTTTTCTTTCGTCAGCAAACACCATCTGAGTTCATGGTAGGTGATATCGAAACGCTTCCCTATCAAATAGGTAAGGAACTAGGGACCAGAGTAAGGGATCTATTGATCAAGGTCATGTCACCTCACCGTTGACAATCTGTGTCCAAACCGGATGGAATAGAGGACATATCCAGAACAGGAAGGATCTCCTATTACTAGGGACTagggaaaaagagaaagagaaagacAAGTCTATTTGCTTGGATGCCGGTTATAGGACTAGTAAAGTCAAGGATGGAAACTATAACGTATCCATTTCTGATTGTGGTTGGATCCCTGGGTGGTGCTGGTAAAGAATACTCATATCGCTCTAAGACATACCATGTTTATAGCTATCTTAGGCGCTAGTCTAGTATAGTAAATGCGGCGGTAATGATGATTTCTACTCAGCTCTGGCAAGAGTTTCTATTTCGAAGGGAATAGGTCTAGAGTAACTAGAATACCAGGCCAACTCTTTGAACAGAACGGAAAGAGAGTCCACTTCTGCATGGATCCTTCATTTCCGGAACAAGGAAGCTGGGCGTAGACCCGTTACTTCTTACTTTACTACGGTGGAGGGGATGCCATGATTCCAATGCGTATTGACTAGGTCGTAAGAGAACTACTTGAGCTCTAATACTTTGATCCTCCTATAGGACTCGAAACCAGTCTACGCCCTTGCCCTGTAGGAAACTAGACTCGCTAGTAAAGAGGAGGCGGATGCTTCGCTTTAGGCTTGGCTTGAGCTTCCGTTTATTGGAAAAGTGCCGTAGCTCTAGTTGGGAAACATTTCCATTCCTGTCTTCAACTGAACCCTGGCCAGTTCCCTGAGCAGATCCATTAGCATAGCAACAAAGGGTTGTTTTCTATCACGACAGATTCGCCTATTCCTCGCATCACAACAAGACAGACGTATCTCTTGCCAGGTCCTTTTCTGGATCTCATTCCAGGCCAGTTGGGAAGAGGATTCGCCAGACCTTGGTTTGGTTTTATGTAAAATTGGAATCGTGGCCATAATCAGGTATGGCACATTATGAAGTAACTGGAATGGGAATGGGGTCTTACTTCGAATTGGACACGGACGCACTATTGGATTTCCTTTTCTGAAGGCTAGGGCTATATCCATTAGTATCAAATGCCTTAATtgctttattttctttctttggtTTAGGCGTTCCATTGCCTCAATCTTCACCATTGGTACAAGATCCCCT
The nucleotide sequence above comes from Zea mays cultivar B73 unplaced genomic scaffold, Zm-B73-REFERENCE-NAM-5.0 scaffold_152, whole genome shotgun sequence. Encoded proteins:
- the LOC118473859 gene encoding ATP synthase subunit alpha, mitochondrial — protein: MEFSPRAAELTTLLESRMINFYTNLKVDEIGRVVSVGDGIARVYGLNEIQAGEMVEFASGVKGIALNLENENVGIVVFGSDTAIKEGDLVKRTGSIVDVPAGKAMLGRVVDALGVPIDGKGALSDHERRRVEVKAPGIIERKSVHEPMQTGLKAVDSLVPIGRGQRELIIGDRQTGKTAIAIDTILNQKQMNSRGTNESETLYCVYVAIGQKRSTVAQLVQILSEANALEYSMLVAATASDPAPLQFLAPYSGCAMGEYFRDNGMHALIIYDDLSKQAVAYRQMSLLLRRPPGREAFPGDVFYLHSRLLERAAKRSDQTGAGSLTALPVIETQAGDVSAYIPTNVISITDGQICLETELFYRGIRPAINVGLSVSRVGSAAQLKAMKQVCGSSKLELAQYREVAAFAQFGSDLDAATQALLNRGARLTEVPKQPQYEPLPIEKQIVVIYAAVNGFCDRMPLDRISQYEKNILSTINPELLKSFLEKGGLTNERKMEPDASLKESALNL